A single region of the Brassica rapa cultivar Chiifu-401-42 chromosome A03, CAAS_Brap_v3.01, whole genome shotgun sequence genome encodes:
- the LOC103849470 gene encoding uncharacterized protein LOC103849470 → MCFSVLQESRMESWTNVNVKWNDVTDFDPGTTDSPDVDSDSPDVDSDGEDRRERNDYNIEKEAFNFVDEPQVKHNLYPETEDDEDEEGEELQRTIYRRHNDIRRGSGELYVGQVFISGIAFKEAVLDYALKTGLNIKQNRYDKKKIAFVCEGKGCSWRIYCSSSAKYPNKWQVKILKKDHTCVPTGTCEMLKVPQIACLFVDKIREEPEYFMPMKIEELVMEKWKLSVSRPQCQHARNKALRWIEREYDEQFGRLRVYCAEIRSSNVNSSVELDCLRNDDGIEVYNRFYVSFDILRRNWKETCRPLIGVDGCFLKSRMKGQLLMALGHDADNAIYPIAWAVVQVENTNNWLWFVRKIKVDLGLDEGEGYVMVSDRQKGLIAAVKRALPRIEHRMCVRHIYGNLKKRHGKKPEMKLKLWNLAWSYNDADYKANLRDIERYDQDVYDDVMKAKPEKWCRAFYKLGPFCEDVENNSTESLNNSIGKA, encoded by the coding sequence ATGtgtttctctgttttgcagGAATCGAGGATGGAATCATGGACTAACGTGAATGTTAAGTGGAATGATGTAACTGATTTCGACCCAGGGACTACTGATTCTCCTGATGTTGATTCTGATTCTCCTGATGTTGACTCTGACGGTGAAGATCGCAGAGAGCGCAACGACTACAACATTGAGAAAGAAGCTTTCAACTTTGTTGATGAACCTCAAGTGAAGCATAACTTGTATCCAGAGacagaagatgatgaagatgaagaggggGAAGAACTTCAAAGGACTATCTACAGGCGGCACAATGATATAAGGAGAGGCAGTGGGGAGTTGTATGTAGGGCAAGTGTTCATCAGTGGAATTGCATTTAAGGAAGCAGTGCTCGACTATGCTCTGAAAACGGGTCTGAACATCAAGCAAAATAGATatgacaagaaaaagattgcctTTGTATGTGAAGGCAAAGGTTGCTCTTGGCGCATATACTGCTCATCCTCAGCAAAGTATCCCAACAAATGGCAGGTGAAGATATTGAAGAAGGATCATACCTGTGTTCCTACGGGTACTTGTGAGATGCTCAAAGTTCCACAAATAGCTTGCTTGTTTGTTGACAAGATCAGAGAAGAGCCAGAGTATTTCATGCCCATGAAGATTGAGGAGCTGGTTATGGAGAAGTGGAAGCTCAGTGTTAGTAGGCCGCAATGCCAACATGCTAGGAACAAAGCGCTCAGATGGATTGAAAGAGAGTATGATGAGCAGTTTGGACGGTTGAGGGTTTACTGCGCTGAGATAAGAAGCTCGAATGTTAATTCTTCTGTTGAGCTTGACTGCCTGAGAAATGATGATGGGATCGAAGTTTACAACAGATTTTATGTCAGTTTTGACATTCTGAGGAGGAACTGGAAAGAAACGTGCAGGCCACTAATTGGAGTAGATGGTTGTTTCTTGAAGTCTAGGATGAAAGGACAGCTTCTAATGGCTCTGGGTCATGATGCCGATAACGCCATTTACCCTATCGCATGGGCTGTGGTACAAGTAGAAAACACCAACAATTGGTTGTGGTTTGTGAGAAAGATCAAGGTTGATCTTGGACTTGATGAAGGAGAGGGTTATGTTATGGTTTCAGATCGTCAAAAGGGATTGATTGCAGCTGTGAAGAGAGCACTACCGCGAATTGAGCATAGGATGTGTGTTAGACACATCTATGGCAACTTGAAGAAACGCCATGGGAAGAAACCTGAAATGAAGCTAAAGCTTTGGAACCTTGCTTGGAGTTACAATGATGCTGATTACAAAGCAAATCTCAGAGACATTGAGCGGTATGATCAAGATGTTTATGACGACGTGATGAAGGCAAAGCCAGAGAAGTGGTGTAGGGCATTCTACAAGCTTGGACCTTTTTGTGAAGACGTGGAGAATAACTCAACTGAATCTTTAAACAATTCCATAGGTAAAGCCTGA
- the LOC103848206 gene encoding uncharacterized protein LOC103848206 produces the protein MKLIWSPETASKAYIDTVKSCEKLGTPGPAELVAAMAAGWNATLIVETWSEGETIAISVGLNVASQHTNARHMCIVPNAISEAAYLEAMTQQYCSTLPETIIMNEEEEGNSENTMQMLQGIDFLVIDWDQKDFAANVLRNAAFGSRGAVVVCRSGYRRSTSCFSWTKAFSDRNVVRTVTLPVSGGLEIAHVAAARSSGKNDNNNKRKWIKHIDQRSGEEHVIRK, from the exons ATGAAACTTATTTGGTCACCGGAAACAGCATCAAAGGCTTACATCGACACCGTTAAATCG tgCGAGAAGCTTGGAACGCCAGGACCGGCGGAGCTAGTAGCGGCTATGGCGGCGGGGTGGAACGCGACTCTAATCGTGGAAACATGGTCCGAAGGAGAAACCATAGCCATAAGTGTCGGCTTAAATGTAGCGAGCCAACACACAAACGCAAGACACATGTGTATTGTACCAAACGCAATATCAGAAGCCGCTTATCTTGAAGCCATGACACAACAATATTGCTCCACCTTGCCTGAAACAATCATTAtgaacgaggaagaagaaggaaactCCGAGAACACGATGCAGATGCTGCAAGGAATCGATTTCTTGGTGATTGATTGGGATCAAAAGGATTTTGCAGCAAACGTTTTGAGAAACGCTGCGTTTGGTAGCAGAGGAGCTGTTGTGGTGTGCAGAAGCGGTTACAGGAGAAGCACGTCTTGTTTCAGTTGGACAAAAGCGTTTAGTGATCGGAACGTTGTGAGAACGGTGACTCTTCCGGTTTCTGGTGGTCTAGAAATTGCTCATGTGGCTGCAGCAAGAAGCTCTGGGAAGAATGATAACAACAACAAGAGAAAATGGATCAAACATATTGATCAAAGATCAGGAGAAGAACATGTTattagaaagtaa
- the LOC117132702 gene encoding uncharacterized protein At4g04775-like — MSNESGNSSGASSARARGRAVGVPKRCWCGELVVSLMSKSTANPYRRYFWCAFAAEKRLSNDNHTYKWVDEALLDEVEALSFRIGKLEQTNLAERGEEEKKLKSLN; from the exons ATGAGCAATGAATCTGGAAATTCGAGTGGAGCCAGTAGCGCGCGAGCAAGAGGTCGCGCTGTTGGTGTGCCGAAGAGATGTTGGTGTGGAGAATTGGTTGtctccttgatgtcaaagtcGACCGCAAATCCTTACAGAAGATACTTCTGGTGTGCTTTTGCGGCAGAGAAAAGG CTGAGTAATGATAATCACACTTATAAATGGGTTGATGAGGCGTTGTTGGATGAGGTTGAAGCATTGTCATTTAGGATAGGGAAACTTGAACAAACAAATCTTGCTGAGCGtggtgaagaagagaagaagttgAAGAGCTTGAATTGA
- the LOC117132752 gene encoding uncharacterized protein LOC117132752 has protein sequence MGDNNNSQGRDKGLEMKKDIRCLMLSSTNYTVWSMRMKVMLRLYEVWDTIDLGSNDAKKNNMAIALIFQSVPEALILQIGEHDTSKKIWVAIKSRNLGADRVREVRLQTLMSEFDKLKMTDTDTVDDYAGKLSGLASRAAALGEIMEESKMVKKFLKGLPRTKFIHIVASLEQVLDLNSTGFEDIVGRLKAFKERIKEETQDEDQSKLMFVKNDTQVRGSHKNSRGRGRDRGYGGRGRGRGRSSGSDGHNKEGEASDKTKKDYSKVKCWRCDKMGHFVSHCPTRPREEANLTETQEEDALYMHEVVFLNEERVFPKRFD, from the coding sequence ATGGGAGACAATAACAATTCTCAAGGACGTGATAAAGGTCTTGAGATGAAGAAGGACATACGATGTCTGATGCTATCATCAACGAACTACACTGTATGGTCGATGCGAATGAAAGTGATGCTTCGTCTGTACGAAGTTTGGGATACGATTGATCTAGGGAGTAACGATGCAAAGAAGAACAATATGGCGATTGCTCTAATCTTTCAATCCGTCCCGGAGGCGCTAATACTTCAGATTGGAGAACATGATACATCGAAGAAGATTTGGGTAGCTATCAAATCCCGTAACCTAGGTGCTGATCGCGTGAGAGAAGTAAGGTTACAGACTTTGATGTCTGAGTTCGACAAACTGAAGATGACAGACACAGACACGGTGGATGACTACGCAGGAAAACTTTCAGGCTTAGCATCGAGAGCAGCCGCGTTAGGAGAGATAATGGAAGAATCGAAGATGGTAAAGAAGTTTCTGAAGGGACTTCCAAGAACGAAGTTCATTCACATCGTAGCTTCGTTAGAACAAGTGCTGGATCTAAATTCAACGGGGTTCGAAGACATTGTTGGGAGATTGAAAGCTTTCAAAGAACGCATAAAAGAAGAAACCCAAGATGAAGATCAATCGAAGCTAATGTTTGTAAAGAATGATACGCAAGTTCGTGGAAGCCATAAAAACTCGCGAGGAAGAGGCAGAGATAGAGGTTATGGTGGAAGAGGAAGGGGACGAGGAAGGTCTTCTGGTTCTGATGGTCATAACAAAGAAGGAGAAGCTTCGGACAAGACCAAGAAGGACTACTCTAAAGTTAAATGTTGGAGATGCGACAAGATGGGGCACTTTGTGTCACATTGTCCTACACGACCAAGAGAAGAAGCTAACCTAACAGAAACACAAGAAGAAGATGCATTATATATGCATGAAGTAGTATTCCTCAACGAAGAGAGAGTGTTTCCTAAGAGGTTTGATTAA